A DNA window from Acidimicrobiia bacterium contains the following coding sequences:
- the murF gene encoding UDP-N-acetylmuramoyl-tripeptide--D-alanyl-D-alanine ligase, with product MTPVPDGPVAWTTASVASVTGGRLLGGPGDTPVVGFSIDSRSLVAGECFVALRDNRDGHDFVVDAFRCGAAAAVVGRVPADPALAPGAPLVLVPDPLTALGELAAHARRAVDPTVVGITGSVGKTGTKDLTAAILGTDRRTHASPASFNNESGLPLAVLGAPGDVDVLVLEMGARFPGNIAELAAIARPQVGVVTNIGSAHAEHLGSPEEVAAVKGELLEALEPGGFAVLNADDAATPRLRQRTGEEVITAGRAGDADVRIRSVTVDDELFPSLTLDSRWGEVTARLAVRGVHQVANAALASTVALRLGLTPEHVSTGLAAALPARLRMELRHSSSGAVVLDDSYNANPVSMRAALESFAELPVSGRRIAVLGSMLELGEQSDPEHADVGGRLASHGVSEVIVVGEEAAPLAEAARREGTLHVIEARDPDHAYSLLAGRVTGADAVLVKGSRAVGLDALAERLAPRGAEADPAPRPGSGAVP from the coding sequence GTGACACCCGTGCCGGACGGGCCGGTCGCGTGGACGACGGCCTCTGTCGCCTCCGTCACCGGTGGGCGCCTCCTCGGTGGTCCCGGGGACACCCCCGTCGTCGGGTTCAGTATCGACTCGCGTTCGCTCGTGGCCGGTGAGTGCTTTGTGGCGTTGCGTGACAACCGCGACGGTCACGACTTCGTGGTCGACGCCTTCCGGTGCGGAGCGGCGGCCGCCGTCGTGGGGCGTGTGCCCGCCGATCCAGCGCTCGCGCCGGGCGCTCCACTCGTTCTCGTGCCCGACCCGCTCACGGCCCTCGGAGAGCTCGCGGCGCATGCCCGTCGCGCCGTCGATCCCACCGTGGTGGGAATCACGGGCTCGGTGGGCAAGACGGGCACCAAGGACCTCACAGCGGCGATCCTGGGCACCGACCGTCGCACCCACGCCAGTCCGGCCTCCTTCAACAACGAGTCGGGCCTTCCCCTCGCCGTGCTCGGCGCACCCGGCGACGTCGACGTGCTCGTTCTCGAGATGGGCGCGCGCTTCCCCGGGAACATCGCCGAGCTCGCGGCCATCGCCCGTCCACAGGTCGGCGTGGTCACCAACATCGGCTCGGCGCACGCCGAGCACCTCGGGAGCCCCGAGGAGGTCGCGGCCGTCAAGGGCGAGCTCCTGGAGGCACTCGAGCCCGGGGGATTCGCCGTTCTGAACGCGGACGACGCCGCAACACCCCGACTGCGGCAGCGAACCGGTGAAGAGGTCATCACCGCCGGTCGGGCGGGCGACGCCGATGTCCGCATCAGGTCCGTGACCGTCGACGACGAGCTGTTCCCGAGTCTCACGCTCGACTCCCGGTGGGGAGAGGTGACGGCGCGGCTGGCAGTGCGGGGTGTCCACCAGGTCGCCAACGCGGCCCTCGCCTCGACCGTGGCACTCCGACTCGGTCTCACCCCGGAGCACGTGTCGACCGGGCTCGCCGCGGCCCTTCCCGCCCGGCTGCGCATGGAGCTCCGGCACTCGTCGTCGGGAGCCGTCGTGCTCGACGACAGCTACAACGCCAATCCGGTCTCGATGCGGGCGGCCCTCGAGTCGTTTGCCGAGCTCCCGGTGTCGGGCCGGCGCATCGCGGTCCTGGGGTCGATGCTCGAGCTCGGGGAGCAGTCGGATCCCGAGCACGCCGACGTTGGCGGACGCCTCGCGTCGCACGGGGTCAGCGAGGTGATCGTCGTGGGGGAGGAGGCCGCGCCCCTTGCGGAGGCGGCTCGCCGTGAGGGGACGTTGCACGTGATCGAGGCCCGCGACCCCGACCACGCATACTCTCTGCTCGCGGGCAGGGTCACCGGCGCCGACGCTGTCCTGGTGAAGGGATCGCGGGCCGTCGGGCTCGATGCCCTCGCCGAGCGGCTCGCACCGAGAGGAGCCGAGGCGGACCCGGCGCCACGACCCGGAAGCGGAGCTGTGCCGTGA
- a CDS encoding UDP-N-acetylmuramoyl-L-alanyl-D-glutamate--2,6-diaminopimelate ligase: MLLRDLVAPEGPLADAEVLGSPAPADLDVTSVAHDSRAVAPGALFACIPGELTDGHDHAPDAVAAGAVALLVDRPLDLDVVQILVGSVRAGLGPAAAAVEGNPSRHIVVVGVTGTNGKTSTTLLLESVFTAAGLRPGVVGTLGARIAGEHHPGARTTPEAPDLQRSLAMMRASGVEAVAMEVSSHALEQHRVDGTWFTAACFTNLSHEHLDYHGTLEAYFEAKAALFTPDHTGAAALNVDDAHGRVLRERLEGSPLDVATFGETTPATWSTAAVRSTGWTTSFTLLREGQGVGTVTLALPGAWNRQNALAAAATAALAGVPADSIVAGLSRRVPIPGRLERITEAEPFDVVVDYAHTPDALARVLDTARSLARGRVRVVVGCGGDRDRGKRPLMGRAAAQGADEVIITSDNPRSEDPGDIARAVAEGARASGAEPLTELDRRRAVYRAIEDAEPGDIVVIAGKGHEQGQEIHGELVPFDDREVARRAIEELR, encoded by the coding sequence GTGCTCCTGCGCGATCTCGTCGCACCGGAGGGGCCCCTCGCCGACGCCGAGGTCCTGGGTTCCCCGGCGCCCGCTGACCTCGACGTGACATCGGTGGCCCACGACAGTCGTGCCGTCGCTCCGGGCGCGTTGTTCGCGTGCATCCCCGGGGAGCTCACCGACGGTCACGACCACGCGCCCGACGCCGTTGCCGCCGGTGCGGTCGCCCTCCTCGTGGATCGTCCCCTCGACCTCGACGTGGTGCAGATCCTCGTCGGGTCGGTCCGCGCGGGCCTCGGCCCTGCCGCAGCGGCCGTCGAGGGAAACCCCTCGCGTCACATCGTCGTCGTCGGTGTCACGGGGACGAACGGGAAGACGAGCACGACCCTGCTCCTGGAATCGGTGTTCACAGCGGCGGGGCTGCGACCCGGCGTCGTGGGGACCCTCGGCGCGAGGATCGCCGGTGAGCACCACCCGGGGGCGCGCACGACGCCCGAGGCACCCGACCTCCAACGCTCACTCGCCATGATGAGGGCGTCGGGGGTCGAGGCGGTTGCGATGGAGGTGTCGTCGCACGCGCTCGAACAGCACCGTGTCGACGGCACGTGGTTCACCGCAGCGTGCTTCACGAACCTCTCCCATGAGCACCTCGACTACCACGGGACCCTCGAGGCCTACTTCGAGGCCAAGGCGGCCCTCTTCACTCCCGACCACACGGGTGCCGCGGCTCTCAACGTCGACGACGCCCACGGCCGCGTCCTCCGGGAGAGGTTGGAGGGGTCGCCCCTCGACGTCGCCACGTTCGGAGAGACCACGCCGGCGACCTGGAGTACGGCAGCGGTGCGCAGCACCGGCTGGACCACCTCCTTCACGTTGCTGCGGGAGGGCCAGGGCGTCGGAACGGTCACTCTGGCGCTCCCCGGCGCGTGGAACCGCCAGAACGCGCTCGCCGCAGCGGCGACCGCCGCACTGGCCGGTGTCCCGGCCGATTCCATCGTGGCGGGGCTGTCCCGGCGCGTGCCGATTCCCGGTCGCCTGGAGCGCATCACCGAGGCCGAACCGTTCGATGTCGTGGTCGACTACGCGCACACACCCGATGCCCTGGCCCGAGTTCTCGACACAGCCCGTTCCCTCGCACGGGGCCGGGTCCGGGTCGTCGTGGGTTGCGGAGGGGACCGTGACCGTGGGAAGAGGCCGCTGATGGGTCGCGCCGCCGCCCAGGGCGCCGACGAGGTGATCATCACATCCGACAACCCACGGTCGGAGGACCCCGGCGACATCGCACGGGCGGTGGCCGAAGGTGCCCGGGCGTCCGGGGCGGAGCCCCTGACCGAGCTCGACAGGCGGCGGGCCGTCTACCGCGCGATCGAGGACGCCGAGCCGGGCGACATCGTCGTGATCGCCGGGAAGGGCCACGAGCAGGGCCAGGAGATCCACGGCGAGCTGGTGCCCTTCGACGACCGCGAGGTGGCGAGGCGCGCCATCGAGGAGCTCCGGTGA
- a CDS encoding penicillin-binding protein 2, which translates to MVALLVLVVLAFGGITARLVQIQGFSADRLSALGAGQRVSTVELSAERGTIFDRNGVDLALSVPQESVFADPRLVRDPVGDAARLAPVLGVDQAELEAKLSVPDSAFAYLARQIDPAVADEVRALGIAGVDFLPESKRHYPAGGLAAPVVGFTGIDNNGLGGLEAAYDDVLSGTPGELEVELDPQGREIANAERRYTPAQRGSDLVLTIDQSLQHEVEEALLDQVAATNARGGTAIIADVRTGDVIALATIDGGEEGARRAGATSHNRAFQDVFEPGSTNKAITIGAALEEGVVTPDTMFTVPSQIGVADGVFHDSSPHPVLGMSVTDILRESSNVGTIQIAQQLGKDKLDEYLRRFGLGRSTAVDFPGEAPGILLAPEDYSGTSIATVPMGHGLAVTPIQMLDVYMTIANGGESRDPRLVSATVDPDGRRQNKPIDTGTRVISESTAAALTSMMTDVVTSGTGVLAAVDGYTVAGKTGTAQQVADNGAGYVEGAFDASFAGFAPVEDPHLVGLVVLDRPQPYYGGTVAAPVFAEIMRMALRAWMVPTNGSGQYAQASEAAAAQAAAQAAQEQADAEAAAAEAQAASAAAVPASTPVGEPPAPAPVQGGDPAAPIG; encoded by the coding sequence GTGGTGGCGCTTCTCGTTCTCGTCGTTCTGGCATTCGGAGGCATCACCGCCCGCCTGGTGCAGATCCAGGGCTTCAGCGCCGATCGTCTGAGCGCCCTCGGTGCCGGTCAGCGCGTCAGCACGGTCGAGTTGTCGGCCGAGCGGGGCACGATCTTCGACCGCAACGGCGTCGATCTCGCCCTCTCGGTCCCCCAGGAGTCGGTCTTCGCCGACCCGCGTCTCGTGCGGGACCCCGTCGGAGACGCTGCACGCCTGGCCCCGGTTCTCGGTGTCGACCAGGCGGAGCTGGAGGCGAAGCTGAGTGTCCCCGACAGTGCCTTCGCCTACCTCGCGCGCCAGATCGACCCGGCGGTCGCGGACGAGGTGCGTGCCCTCGGCATCGCCGGTGTCGACTTCCTGCCCGAGTCGAAGCGGCACTACCCGGCCGGTGGCCTCGCCGCGCCCGTGGTGGGTTTCACCGGGATCGACAACAACGGGCTCGGTGGCCTCGAGGCGGCCTACGACGACGTTCTCTCGGGAACGCCCGGTGAGCTGGAGGTGGAGCTGGATCCGCAGGGACGCGAGATCGCGAACGCCGAGCGGCGCTACACGCCGGCACAGCGGGGCAGTGACCTCGTGTTGACCATCGACCAGTCCCTCCAGCACGAGGTGGAGGAAGCGTTGCTCGACCAGGTGGCTGCCACCAACGCTCGCGGCGGCACCGCCATCATCGCCGATGTGCGGACCGGTGACGTCATCGCGCTGGCGACCATCGACGGCGGTGAGGAGGGTGCACGTCGCGCAGGAGCGACGTCGCACAACCGCGCCTTCCAGGACGTGTTCGAGCCGGGCTCGACCAACAAGGCCATCACCATAGGAGCGGCGCTCGAGGAGGGTGTCGTCACACCCGACACCATGTTCACCGTGCCATCGCAGATCGGTGTGGCCGACGGCGTCTTCCACGACAGCTCTCCACACCCGGTGCTCGGGATGTCCGTCACCGACATCCTCCGTGAGTCGTCGAACGTCGGGACGATTCAGATCGCCCAGCAACTCGGCAAGGACAAGCTCGACGAATACCTGCGACGCTTCGGCCTGGGTAGGAGCACGGCCGTGGACTTCCCCGGCGAGGCACCGGGGATCCTCCTGGCACCGGAGGACTACTCGGGAACGAGCATCGCCACCGTTCCCATGGGCCACGGCCTCGCCGTGACACCGATCCAGATGCTCGACGTCTACATGACGATCGCCAACGGCGGTGAGTCACGTGATCCGCGTCTCGTCAGCGCCACGGTCGATCCCGACGGCCGGAGGCAGAACAAGCCGATCGACACGGGTACGCGCGTCATCTCCGAGTCGACCGCTGCCGCCCTCACGAGCATGATGACGGACGTGGTCACGTCCGGCACGGGGGTCCTGGCTGCTGTCGACGGTTACACGGTCGCCGGCAAGACGGGGACGGCACAGCAGGTCGCCGACAACGGCGCCGGCTACGTCGAGGGAGCCTTCGACGCCTCGTTCGCCGGCTTCGCCCCCGTCGAGGATCCGCACCTCGTGGGTCTCGTCGTGCTGGACCGCCCACAGCCCTACTACGGCGGAACCGTCGCCGCGCCGGTGTTCGCCGAGATCATGCGCATGGCGCTGCGTGCGTGGATGGTCCCGACGAACGGGTCGGGTCAGTACGCGCAGGCATCGGAGGCCGCTGCGGCTCAGGCGGCTGCTCAGGCCGCCCAGGAGCAGGCGGACGCCGAGGCAGCAGCGGCGGAGGCACAGGCCGCGTCGGCGGCCGCCGTCCCGGCGTCCACGCCGGTCGGGGAACCGCCCGCGCCGGCACCGGTCCAGGGTGGCGATCCGGCCGCCCCGATCGGGTGA
- a CDS encoding cell division protein FtsL — translation MGLIVFVGLLAIVVFQVVIAQRGLALDSIRSRIDEEQTRYERLRLEAAALSSPERIESEATERLGMVRPDFVNYLEAPIGGTDTGTVGGTTSTLADPEEWDAVKPHLDAQP, via the coding sequence ATGGGACTCATCGTCTTCGTCGGGCTTCTCGCCATCGTCGTGTTCCAAGTCGTGATCGCACAACGGGGACTGGCCCTCGACTCGATCCGCTCCCGGATCGACGAGGAGCAGACGCGCTACGAGCGACTCCGTCTCGAGGCCGCGGCGTTGAGCTCGCCCGAGCGGATCGAGTCCGAGGCAACGGAGCGCCTGGGCATGGTTCGACCCGATTTCGTGAACTACCTCGAGGCGCCCATCGGGGGAACGGATACCGGAACCGTGGGCGGGACGACCTCCACGCTGGCTGACCCCGAGGAGTGGGACGCGGTCAAGCCGCACCTCGATGCCCAGCCCTAG
- the rsmH gene encoding 16S rRNA (cytosine(1402)-N(4))-methyltransferase RsmH, with protein MDEQFGHAPVLVEEVTGLFRPVPAGVIVDATVGGAGHAVALLESRTDISVLGVDRDPAAVEVARSRLARFGGRAVVVRGVFAELENVVGDALGRLPDSKGDIVGILFDLGVSSPQLDRPERGFSYRHDAPLDMRMDSGQSLTAAEVVNTYDEDRLTGIIRDYGEERFARPIVRRIMEARPLSTTRELVDVVRDAVPARARRKGSPARLTFQAIRMEVNRELPNLAEGLDESVRLVSPGGRVVAIAYHSLEDRMVKERFLDITEVDSLPVQRTDEGDQPEFERVTTRALKARDDEVAANPRSRSARLRAVERLRRRRSHDVAQGVG; from the coding sequence GTGGACGAGCAGTTCGGACATGCACCGGTACTGGTGGAGGAGGTCACCGGCCTCTTCCGACCGGTCCCGGCGGGCGTCATCGTGGACGCCACCGTCGGGGGCGCAGGTCACGCAGTCGCCCTCCTGGAGTCCCGTACCGACATCAGCGTGCTCGGGGTCGACCGTGACCCTGCGGCCGTGGAGGTCGCCCGGAGTCGACTCGCACGTTTCGGCGGGCGGGCCGTCGTGGTCCGGGGAGTGTTCGCAGAATTGGAGAACGTCGTCGGGGACGCGCTCGGGCGCCTCCCCGACAGCAAGGGGGACATCGTGGGCATCCTTTTCGATCTCGGTGTGAGCAGTCCGCAGCTCGACCGACCCGAGCGTGGCTTCTCGTACCGTCACGACGCACCGCTCGACATGCGCATGGACAGTGGCCAGAGCCTCACGGCGGCCGAGGTCGTGAACACCTACGACGAAGACCGACTCACCGGGATCATCCGCGACTACGGCGAGGAGCGCTTCGCCCGGCCCATCGTCCGTCGCATCATGGAGGCCCGGCCGCTGTCGACGACCCGCGAGCTCGTGGACGTCGTACGCGACGCCGTCCCGGCCAGGGCGCGTCGCAAGGGGAGTCCTGCGCGCCTCACCTTCCAGGCCATCCGTATGGAGGTCAACCGGGAGCTTCCCAACCTCGCCGAGGGCCTCGACGAGTCAGTGCGTCTCGTGAGCCCCGGAGGGCGGGTGGTGGCGATCGCCTATCACTCGCTCGAGGACAGGATGGTCAAGGAGCGGTTCCTCGACATCACCGAGGTCGACAGCCTGCCGGTCCAGCGGACCGACGAGGGTGACCAGCCGGAGTTCGAGCGGGTCACGACGCGGGCCCTGAAGGCCCGTGACGACGAGGTGGCGGCCAACCCCCGCTCCCGGAGTGCCCGCCTCCGCGCGGTGGAGCGCCTCCGTCGCCGGAGATCACACGATGTCGCTCAAGGGGTGGGATGA
- the mraZ gene encoding division/cell wall cluster transcriptional repressor MraZ: MFLGEYRHSLDAKGRVTLPARFRDELADGAYMAKAMTDPCLYVYTAGEFEEVARATRETMREGNRAAQEAARSFFAGATELEPDKQGRVAIPPQLRSFAGLDKDVVVAGVFARIEIWDAAAWDEREARAEAASASADDLHGFAQ, translated from the coding sequence ATGTTTCTAGGGGAGTACCGGCACTCCCTCGACGCGAAGGGCCGTGTGACCCTTCCCGCGCGCTTTCGCGACGAATTGGCCGACGGCGCCTACATGGCCAAGGCCATGACCGACCCCTGCCTCTACGTCTACACGGCCGGGGAGTTCGAGGAGGTCGCCCGAGCGACTCGCGAGACGATGCGGGAGGGCAACCGGGCCGCCCAGGAGGCCGCACGCTCGTTCTTCGCCGGGGCCACCGAGCTCGAGCCCGACAAGCAGGGCCGTGTGGCGATCCCACCGCAGCTGCGCTCCTTTGCCGGGCTCGACAAGGACGTCGTCGTGGCGGGCGTGTTCGCCCGCATCGAGATCTGGGACGCCGCAGCGTGGGACGAGCGCGAGGCGCGTGCCGAGGCCGCCTCGGCGTCGGCCGACGACCTCCACGGATTCGCGCAGTGA
- a CDS encoding HNH endonuclease, producing the protein MGRALLLNATFEPLCVLTARRAVVLVLKDKAEIIHRNGAEFRAETMTIPAPAVVRLHTYVHVPHSNRVPLSRRAVFARDGHRCQYCDRAAENIDHVVPRSRGGGHSWDNVVASCRRCNSAKRDRYLHETNLSLRRAPVAPRARVWIAAVAGSLDPTWEPYLRSVSA; encoded by the coding sequence GTGGGACGGGCACTGCTGCTCAACGCCACGTTCGAGCCTCTCTGCGTCCTCACGGCGCGGCGAGCCGTGGTTCTCGTGCTGAAGGACAAGGCCGAGATCATCCACCGTAACGGCGCCGAGTTCCGTGCCGAGACGATGACGATCCCGGCTCCCGCCGTGGTGCGTCTCCACACCTACGTGCACGTCCCGCATTCCAACAGGGTGCCGCTGTCGCGGCGCGCCGTGTTCGCCCGCGACGGGCACCGCTGCCAGTACTGCGACCGGGCCGCCGAGAACATCGACCACGTCGTCCCCCGGTCGCGCGGCGGCGGGCACAGCTGGGACAACGTCGTGGCGTCGTGCCGGCGCTGCAACAGCGCCAAACGCGACCGGTACCTGCACGAGACGAACCTGTCGCTTCGCCGGGCACCCGTGGCGCCCCGCGCCCGCGTCTGGATCGCTGCGGTGGCCGGCTCGCTCGACCCGACCTGGGAGCCCTACCTCCGCTCGGTGTCCGCCTGA
- a CDS encoding MoxR family ATPase codes for MSQPATTPDTTSFATLFERLAQNVGRALTGKREAVHLALVALFAEGHLLIEDVPGIGKTVLARSVARSIGGTWRRIQFTPDLLPSDVTGVSVWNRSTGEFDFRPGGVFANVVLADEINRASPKTHAALLEAMEEHQVTVDSRTYPLRRPFLVVATQNPIELEGTYPLPEAQLDRFLMRLEIGYPDRSAEIEILESHCRDDPVDTLEAVLDGDALETAITAVENVHVSDGLRGYMVDIVEATRRHRDLVLGVSPRGAIGLQRAARALAASVGREYVIPDDVKLLARPVLAHRMLVSTEARLRDVTAGDVLAGVLDSVAVPGPPG; via the coding sequence GTGAGCCAGCCTGCCACCACACCCGACACCACCTCCTTCGCCACGTTGTTCGAGCGTCTGGCGCAGAACGTGGGCCGGGCCCTCACCGGCAAGCGCGAGGCCGTCCACCTGGCCCTGGTGGCCCTCTTCGCCGAGGGTCATCTCCTCATCGAGGACGTCCCGGGGATCGGCAAGACCGTTCTGGCACGCTCCGTGGCCCGCTCCATCGGCGGCACCTGGCGACGGATCCAGTTCACGCCCGACCTCCTCCCCTCCGACGTCACCGGCGTGTCGGTGTGGAACCGCTCCACGGGCGAGTTCGACTTCCGCCCCGGCGGGGTGTTCGCCAACGTCGTGCTCGCCGACGAGATCAACCGTGCCTCCCCGAAGACGCACGCGGCGCTGCTCGAGGCCATGGAGGAGCACCAGGTCACGGTCGACAGCCGTACCTACCCGCTCCGGCGCCCCTTCCTCGTCGTCGCCACCCAGAACCCGATCGAGCTCGAGGGCACCTACCCGCTTCCCGAGGCACAGCTCGACCGCTTCCTGATGCGCCTCGAGATCGGCTACCCCGACCGGTCGGCCGAGATCGAGATCCTCGAGTCGCATTGCCGGGACGACCCCGTCGACACGCTCGAAGCCGTGCTCGACGGTGACGCCCTCGAAACCGCGATCACCGCTGTCGAGAACGTCCATGTGAGTGACGGGCTGCGCGGCTACATGGTCGACATCGTCGAGGCCACACGCCGCCACCGCGACCTCGTGCTGGGTGTGAGCCCGCGCGGGGCCATCGGCCTCCAGCGCGCGGCCCGGGCGCTTGCGGCGAGCGTCGGGCGCGAGTACGTGATCCCCGACGACGTGAAGCTCCTGGCCCGGCCGGTCCTGGCGCACCGCATGCTGGTGTCGACCGAGGCCCGGCTGCGGGACGTCACAGCCGGGGACGTGCTCGCCGGTGTGCTCGACTCGGTCGCCGTCCCCGGCCCGCCCGGGTAG
- a CDS encoding DUF58 domain-containing protein has translation MPTSRGWSLLGGSVGLLVAGRVLGLPELAVPAVAALVGLALTVLWVRLRTVELDVRRRIAPHHTSVGGEAVVTVTVENRVSRSTPVVSVTDTIDGGRRIAPFLVGPVARRATTEAHYTLPATRRGRVDVGPLRVTLTDPFGLARRAFMDEQVDSLLVHPRVHPLRLVPDTALGTSGVRRPIPFSGTDGTFRSVRAYRSGDDPRSIHWKSTARTGTIMVREHERRSTQTVTVYLDTRRAVHDAASFERAVEVAASVIAALEERGRPFRLVTLHGVLLDGHRPGRSALAGDELVLVSPDDRRSPGSTHREATGWSEGDIAIVILGSGAPGRDPFTDLPVRQRASTVAVLTRPVAGTAPAGEITVDATDMDTFARSWNDALAAVPSTDIPAPAHSPREGDRRWTPQAVERR, from the coding sequence GTGCCGACAAGCCGTGGGTGGTCGCTCCTCGGCGGTTCCGTCGGCCTCCTCGTGGCCGGTCGGGTGCTCGGGCTCCCGGAGCTCGCCGTGCCGGCGGTGGCCGCGCTGGTGGGGCTCGCCCTCACCGTTCTCTGGGTCCGCCTCCGAACGGTGGAGCTCGACGTCAGGCGTCGGATCGCACCGCACCACACCTCTGTCGGTGGGGAGGCCGTGGTGACCGTGACCGTGGAGAACAGGGTCTCCCGCTCCACACCCGTCGTCAGTGTCACCGACACGATCGACGGGGGCCGCCGTATCGCCCCGTTCCTCGTCGGTCCTGTCGCCCGGCGGGCCACGACCGAGGCCCACTACACGCTCCCGGCCACGAGGCGGGGTCGCGTCGACGTCGGTCCCCTGCGCGTCACGCTCACCGACCCCTTCGGCCTCGCCCGCCGCGCCTTCATGGACGAGCAGGTCGACTCCCTGCTCGTCCACCCACGTGTCCATCCACTGCGCCTCGTGCCCGACACCGCTCTCGGAACGAGCGGCGTACGACGGCCGATCCCGTTCTCGGGAACCGACGGGACGTTTCGCTCTGTGCGCGCGTACCGATCGGGTGACGACCCCCGGTCGATCCACTGGAAGTCGACTGCGCGCACGGGCACGATCATGGTGCGCGAACACGAGCGGCGCTCCACGCAGACAGTCACGGTCTACCTCGACACACGTCGGGCCGTCCATGATGCCGCGTCGTTCGAGCGGGCGGTGGAGGTGGCCGCCTCGGTGATTGCAGCACTCGAGGAGCGCGGACGGCCCTTCCGGCTCGTCACGCTCCACGGTGTGCTCCTCGACGGTCACCGCCCCGGTCGTAGCGCCCTGGCCGGGGACGAGCTCGTCCTGGTCTCCCCCGACGACAGGCGGTCACCGGGCAGCACCCACCGGGAGGCCACGGGGTGGTCCGAGGGCGACATCGCGATCGTGATCCTCGGTAGCGGAGCACCGGGACGCGACCCCTTCACGGACCTCCCGGTCCGGCAGCGCGCGTCCACGGTCGCGGTCCTCACGAGGCCGGTCGCCGGCACCGCTCCCGCCGGTGAGATCACCGTGGACGCCACCGACATGGACACCTTTGCGCGGTCCTGGAACGACGCTCTGGCGGCGGTGCCGAGCACCGACATCCCCGCCCCGGCCCACAGCCCACGAGAAGGAGACCGGCGGTGGACACCACAGGCCGTGGAGAGACGCTAG